A genomic region of Desulfosarcina ovata subsp. ovata contains the following coding sequences:
- a CDS encoding DUF6901 family protein, which translates to MNQNAYRFDYRIELEDGQHTRFEIALDPVTLTMLTASSEPYPPWTQLAYNQCQCCPLTPQTRLYCPIAVNITDLVEKFKDILSHKNCRVVCETDDRTYSKQTSAMEGLTSVFGIIMATSHCPVMDFLKPMARFHLPFASVEETMVRSTSLFLLGQYFEYKKGRIKQFDFEELEKKYARVQLVNEGLLARIRSLGNQDADKNAIITLHSISQFLSLEMDFSLATIAHFFERGQDD; encoded by the coding sequence ATGAATCAAAATGCATATCGCTTCGATTACCGCATCGAACTGGAAGATGGTCAGCATACCCGTTTTGAGATCGCCCTGGATCCAGTTACTCTGACCATGCTGACCGCCTCCTCCGAACCGTATCCGCCATGGACGCAGCTGGCCTATAATCAGTGTCAATGCTGCCCCCTGACCCCCCAGACCCGACTCTATTGCCCCATTGCCGTAAACATCACCGACCTGGTGGAAAAGTTCAAGGACATCCTGTCCCACAAGAACTGCCGGGTCGTCTGTGAGACGGATGACCGCACTTACTCCAAACAGACCTCCGCCATGGAGGGGCTGACCTCGGTGTTCGGTATCATCATGGCCACCAGCCATTGCCCGGTAATGGATTTTCTGAAACCCATGGCCCGTTTCCATCTGCCCTTCGCCTCGGTGGAAGAAACCATGGTACGCAGTACCTCCCTGTTTCTGCTGGGTCAGTACTTTGAATACAAAAAGGGCCGCATCAAACAGTTCGATTTTGAAGAACTGGAAAAAAAATACGCCCGGGTCCAACTGGTCAACGAAGGGCTTCTGGCCCGCATCCGCAGCCTGGGCAATCAGGACGCGGACAAAAATGCCATTATCACCCTGCACTCGATTTCTCAGTTTCTTTCCCTAGAAATGGATTTCAGCCTGGCAACCATCGCCCATTTTTTTGAGCGGGGGCAAGATGACTGA
- a CDS encoding lipoprotein-releasing ABC transporter permease subunit, whose product MSFTWFVGTRYIKTKQKQSFISLITLLATLGIAVGVMALIVVIAVMTGFESELQNRILGIESHVLVMRYGESVSDIDKTVKAIESVDGVRSAVPFIYTQVMLRSSHGVTGAILKAIDPSRPGPPVFVGKQRSLNDALADAAPDESIGKPPGLVIGRVTAEKLQVGVGEPIFLISPLGKGAAANQMPTVMRFGVAGIFETGMNEYDGQVAFVRLDVAQRLLQMPGQATGLQVRVDDIYHARQVADGIVERIGFPFWARDWMQMNRNLFSMLRLQKTVMFIILILIVLVAAFNIASALIMMVMEKTKDIAILKTMGATNRHIRRIFVLKGVLIGCLGTVIGGCLGFLLCAILKRYPFIKLPGDVYFLTTLPVSLNMLDVVTIGICTVMICFLATLYPAISASSLDPVDGIRYG is encoded by the coding sequence ATGTCTTTTACCTGGTTTGTTGGCACAAGATACATTAAGACAAAGCAAAAACAATCGTTTATATCCCTGATTACCTTGCTGGCAACCCTGGGGATTGCTGTGGGAGTAATGGCCCTGATCGTGGTGATTGCCGTGATGACCGGATTCGAGTCTGAACTGCAAAACCGCATTCTGGGAATCGAATCCCATGTCCTGGTGATGCGCTACGGTGAATCCGTGAGCGATATCGATAAAACGGTAAAGGCCATTGAATCCGTTGACGGGGTCCGGTCCGCCGTGCCGTTTATCTATACCCAGGTGATGTTGCGCAGTTCCCACGGGGTGACCGGAGCCATCCTCAAGGCGATCGACCCATCCCGTCCGGGACCGCCGGTATTTGTCGGCAAACAGCGATCCCTCAACGACGCCTTGGCCGACGCCGCACCGGATGAGAGCATTGGAAAACCACCCGGTCTGGTGATCGGGCGGGTTACCGCCGAAAAATTGCAGGTGGGTGTCGGTGAACCGATTTTCCTTATCTCTCCCTTGGGAAAGGGCGCCGCTGCCAATCAGATGCCCACGGTAATGCGCTTTGGCGTGGCAGGGATCTTCGAGACCGGTATGAACGAGTATGACGGCCAGGTGGCCTTCGTACGTCTGGATGTCGCCCAGCGGCTGCTGCAAATGCCCGGGCAAGCCACCGGCCTTCAGGTTCGTGTGGACGATATTTATCATGCCAGGCAGGTGGCCGACGGCATTGTCGAGCGGATCGGTTTTCCCTTCTGGGCCCGTGACTGGATGCAGATGAACCGCAATCTCTTTTCCATGCTGCGACTCCAAAAGACCGTCATGTTCATCATTTTGATACTGATTGTATTGGTTGCCGCATTCAATATCGCCAGCGCCCTGATCATGATGGTAATGGAAAAGACAAAAGATATCGCTATACTAAAAACGATGGGGGCAACCAATCGCCATATCCGGCGGATTTTTGTTCTCAAGGGCGTGTTGATCGGCTGCCTGGGCACGGTGATCGGCGGTTGCCTCGGATTTTTGCTCTGCGCGATTCTTAAACGCTATCCGTTCATAAAACTGCCCGGTGATGTCTACTTTTTAACCACACTGCCGGTAAGCCTCAATATGTTGGATGTCGTCACCATTGGTATCTGCACAGTAATGATCTGCTTTTTGGCGACCCTCTACCCGGCGATCAGTGCATCTTCTCTTGACCCGGTGGATGGGATTCGCTACGGTTGA
- a CDS encoding GNAT family N-acetyltransferase, translated as MTDLLVKLYNLPEVKPALAAMAEKEIVVRRPMASEKNLVTGWVQPLFGEGWASECEVAFARQPIACIIAASGGRMLGFACYDSTCRNFFGPIGIDPAFRHKGLGRIVLLATLHEMAQAGYAYAIIGGVGPMAFFEKWVGAFPIPGSTPGIYHPPIKKV; from the coding sequence ATGACTGATCTACTTGTCAAACTTTACAACCTTCCCGAGGTCAAGCCGGCCCTGGCGGCCATGGCCGAGAAGGAGATCGTTGTCCGACGCCCCATGGCCAGTGAGAAAAATCTGGTGACGGGCTGGGTGCAGCCCCTGTTTGGCGAAGGCTGGGCATCGGAATGCGAGGTGGCCTTTGCCCGGCAGCCCATCGCCTGTATTATCGCTGCCTCGGGTGGCCGAATGCTGGGCTTTGCCTGTTATGACAGCACCTGTCGGAATTTTTTCGGGCCCATCGGTATCGACCCCGCGTTTCGGCATAAGGGCCTCGGACGGATCGTGCTGCTGGCCACCTTGCATGAGATGGCCCAGGCGGGTTATGCCTACGCCATTATCGGCGGTGTCGGCCCCATGGCCTTTTTCGAGAAATGGGTGGGGGCGTTCCCCATTCCCGGATCGACGCCGGGCATCTATCATCCTCCCATTAAAAAAGTATAG
- the larE gene encoding ATP-dependent sacrificial sulfur transferase LarE: MSLSLKKTRLIARLKGFEKLAVALSGGVDSALLLAVAHEVIGDGLIAVTAGSPIHPQQELNDAKKIAGMLGITHLVLDSDEMTQPGFLSNTPERCYVCKKHVFSGMLTLIRKTGIRHLAHGANADDVGDYRPGLKAARELGVVAPLMDAELTKPEIRQLARQRGLPVWDKPAMACIATRFPYGTPIVLEKVVQVRDAEQVLAEAGFSGCRVRHHGALARIEVSLEDLPVLIADPMRSRIALRLRQIGFLHICADLEGYVTGSMNRALTPGAKD, translated from the coding sequence GTGTCATTGTCGTTAAAAAAAACACGCCTGATCGCTCGGTTAAAGGGCTTTGAGAAACTGGCAGTCGCCCTCTCCGGAGGGGTGGACAGCGCCCTGCTTTTGGCTGTGGCCCATGAGGTGATCGGTGATGGCCTGATTGCCGTCACTGCAGGGTCACCCATCCACCCGCAACAGGAACTGAACGACGCAAAAAAAATTGCCGGTATGCTTGGCATTACGCATCTGGTGCTTGATTCCGATGAAATGACCCAACCCGGCTTTCTGTCCAATACGCCGGAGCGCTGCTACGTTTGCAAAAAACATGTTTTTAGTGGGATGCTGACTTTGATTCGCAAGACGGGGATCCGCCATCTTGCCCACGGTGCCAATGCCGATGACGTGGGCGATTACCGGCCCGGCCTGAAGGCGGCCCGGGAACTGGGGGTGGTGGCCCCCCTGATGGATGCCGAATTGACCAAACCGGAGATCCGGCAACTTGCCCGGCAGCGGGGCTTGCCGGTTTGGGACAAGCCGGCCATGGCCTGCATCGCGACGCGGTTCCCTTATGGGACGCCCATTGTTTTAGAAAAGGTCGTGCAGGTCCGGGATGCCGAACAGGTGCTTGCCGAAGCCGGTTTCAGCGGCTGCCGGGTTCGTCATCATGGGGCCTTAGCCCGAATTGAAGTGTCGTTGGAGGATTTACCGGTGCTGATTGCCGACCCCATGCGAAGCCGTATTGCGCTGAGACTGAGACAAATCGGCTTTCTGCACATCTGTGCGGATCTGGAGGGCTATGTGACCGGCAGCATGAACCGGGCCCTAACACCTGGTGCGAAAGATTGA
- a CDS encoding histone H1-like repetitive region-containing protein — MSVPELLKKQFDRETPEVLYRVPETMVEPSVFAAPELLAGMNAEDAKRVKGLLANTYSEKDLKEAAEKAAQKPAPKAKPVSRAELIKKQFDVVAPEVLYCVPEAMVEPSVFAAPELLAGMNAEDAKRIKGLLANTYNEADLKAAAEKAAAEKAAAEKAAAEKAAAEKAAAEKAAAEKAAAEKAAAEKAAAEKAAAEKAAAEKAAAEKAAAEKAAAEKAAAEKAAAEKAAAEKAAAEKAAAEKAAAEKAAAEKAAAEKAAAEKAAAEKAAAEKAAAEKAAAEKAAAEKAAAEKAAAEKAAAEKAAAEKAAAEKAAAEKAAAEKAAAEKAAAEKAAAIKLAAAQKSEVEVSYDTESAQPKKKDKKPSDPVDITIMLIAAGLAFLIFLIVGASISNSTKYYLKEKYGALEIWKGNFAPLGEKRIAVLPGVAAPEAANVIYRAKDVYPLAYGYFIDKADALLDVSGIPDVDGIKTALKKALEFAETSDMRNAAFDRLDTIDRITLSYRADIAASRGTVEGLAAAVELLNDAANLTTDKMQKEMIAQRIATHEAALISLEEQAAAEQVDAETEAAPADETVESETPAAEPEASEAAPESDAETH; from the coding sequence ATGTCTGTGCCGGAACTTCTTAAGAAGCAATTTGACAGAGAGACCCCGGAAGTACTCTATCGTGTACCCGAAACGATGGTTGAACCGTCTGTTTTTGCCGCCCCGGAGCTTCTGGCGGGGATGAACGCCGAGGATGCCAAACGTGTCAAGGGCCTGCTGGCCAATACGTACAGTGAAAAAGACCTCAAGGAAGCAGCGGAGAAGGCGGCCCAAAAACCGGCTCCCAAGGCAAAACCGGTCTCACGGGCAGAACTGATTAAAAAGCAATTTGACGTGGTGGCACCGGAAGTACTCTACTGTGTGCCCGAAGCGATGGTTGAGCCGTCCGTGTTTGCCGCCCCGGAGCTTCTGGCGGGAATGAACGCCGAGGATGCCAAACGCATCAAGGGTTTGCTGGCCAACACGTACAATGAAGCGGATCTGAAAGCTGCTGCCGAAAAAGCCGCTGCTGAAAAGGCTGCTGCTGAAAAGGCCGCTGCCGAAAAAGCCGCTGCTGAAAAAGCCGCTGCCGAAAAAGCCGCTGCTGAAAAGGCCGCTGCTGAAAAAGCCGCTGCTGAAAAGGCTGCTGCCGAAAAGGCTGCTGCCGAAAAGGCTGCTGCCGAAAAGGCTGCTGCCGAAAAGGCTGCTGCCGAAAAGGCTGCTGCCGAAAAGGCTGCTGCCGAAAAGGCTGCTGCCGAAAAGGCTGCTGCCGAAAAGGCTGCTGCCGAAAAGGCTGCTGCCGAAAAGGCTGCTGCCGAAAAGGCTGCTGCCGAAAAGGCTGCTGCCGAAAAGGCTGCTGCCGAAAAGGCTGCTGCCGAAAAGGCCGCTGCCGAAAAGGCTGCTGCCGAAAAAGCCGCTGCCGAAAAAGCCGCTGCCGAAAAAGCCGCTGCCGAAAAAGCCGCTGCCGAAAAAGCCGCTGCCGAAAAAGCCGCTGCCGAAAAAGCCGCTGCCGAAAAGGCCGCTGCCGAAAAGGCCGCTGCCGAAAAGGCCGCTGCCGAAAAGGCCGCCGCGGAAAAAGCCGCCGCGATTAAGCTGGCCGCGGCCCAGAAATCCGAAGTCGAGGTCTCCTACGACACCGAATCCGCGCAACCCAAAAAGAAAGACAAGAAACCGTCCGATCCTGTGGACATTACGATCATGCTCATTGCCGCCGGCCTGGCATTTCTCATCTTTTTGATCGTAGGAGCCAGCATCTCCAATTCCACAAAGTATTACTTAAAAGAAAAATATGGCGCTCTGGAAATCTGGAAAGGCAATTTCGCCCCCTTGGGCGAAAAACGGATTGCCGTACTGCCCGGTGTTGCAGCACCCGAAGCGGCCAACGTCATTTACCGGGCAAAGGATGTCTATCCATTGGCATACGGCTACTTCATCGACAAGGCCGACGCCCTGCTGGATGTGTCCGGCATCCCGGATGTCGATGGCATCAAGACCGCGCTGAAAAAAGCGCTTGAATTCGCTGAGACCAGTGACATGCGCAATGCCGCGTTCGATCGTCTGGACACCATTGATCGGATTACCCTCTCGTATAGGGCGGACATCGCGGCCAGTCGCGGAACCGTCGAAGGTCTTGCAGCGGCTGTCGAGCTGCTCAACGACGCCGCCAATTTGACTACCGATAAAATGCAGAAAGAGATGATCGCCCAGCGAATTGCCACCCATGAGGCGGCCCTTATCTCCCTGGAAGAGCAGGCCGCTGCCGAGCAGGTGGACGCCGAAACGGAAGCCGCACCGGCAGATGAAACCGTGGAGTCAGAGACCCCTGCCGCCGAGCCCGAAGCATCTGAAGCCGCACCCGAATCGGATGCTGAAACGCACTAA
- the iorA gene encoding indolepyruvate ferredoxin oxidoreductase subunit alpha, producing MHKLLTDSPGEKMLLLGNEAIARGAIEAGVAFATTYPGTPSSEISLNLFQISNESDLYFEYSTNEKVALEVAAAAANSGVRTFCMMKHVGMNVAADPLMTLAYVGVKAGLVILTADDPFMFSSQNEQDNRYYGKLSGVPILEPSSVEEAREMTIAAFDLSEQLGEPVILRTTTRINHSSAFVALGTIQPRNTKGDFTKDPFNLVAVPAVSRRLHVRLLENWAKARSIAETSVFNFIEGEGSWGIVCSGVSYNYVSDAIHELGIQNKTRILRLGLTHPTPPGRVKDFLTGCEKVLVVEEGEPFLEETVMAFAQKAELTVPIAGKDETLFSRLYEFDPTMVRQVIATYFGVDDTPSQVPDLSDIPEIPQRPPNLCAGCSHRATYYAVKKAAEGMETIFPTDIGCYTLGFLPPLSMGDFVICMGSSVSTSCGFSKATGKQVIGFIGDSTFFHSGLTGLVNAVYNNHNFTLVILDNGTTAMTGHQPHPGVDMANFNRSGYGRISIEAVVRAIGVEHVSVIKPYKVKKSIEAVKAAIEHKGVSVVISQEMCTLYARSLKKLNVRAFQVTDKCKNHRDCINEIGCPAFFLEGERVQIDPNACVGCAVCAQICPENAITPVKDKKAG from the coding sequence ATGCACAAATTACTCACCGACAGCCCTGGCGAAAAAATGCTGCTCCTGGGCAATGAAGCCATTGCCAGGGGGGCCATTGAAGCAGGTGTGGCCTTCGCCACCACATATCCCGGCACGCCGTCATCGGAAATCTCTTTGAATCTTTTCCAGATATCCAATGAGAGCGATCTCTACTTCGAGTACAGCACCAATGAAAAAGTGGCCCTGGAAGTTGCCGCTGCCGCTGCCAACAGCGGTGTGCGCACATTCTGCATGATGAAGCATGTGGGCATGAATGTCGCGGCCGATCCACTGATGACCCTGGCCTACGTGGGTGTCAAAGCCGGCCTGGTCATCCTCACCGCCGACGATCCGTTCATGTTTTCCAGCCAGAACGAACAGGACAACCGCTACTACGGCAAGCTCTCGGGCGTGCCGATTCTCGAACCCTCCTCGGTGGAGGAGGCCCGCGAAATGACCATCGCGGCCTTCGACCTCTCCGAACAACTGGGTGAGCCGGTCATTTTGCGCACGACCACGCGGATCAACCACTCCAGCGCGTTTGTGGCCCTGGGAACCATACAGCCCCGCAACACCAAAGGTGATTTCACCAAGGATCCCTTCAATCTGGTGGCGGTGCCGGCCGTTTCCCGCCGTCTGCACGTGCGTCTTCTGGAAAACTGGGCGAAGGCCCGGTCCATCGCCGAAACCTCCGTGTTCAACTTCATCGAAGGCGAAGGCAGCTGGGGCATCGTCTGCAGCGGCGTCAGCTACAATTATGTTTCCGATGCCATCCACGAGTTGGGCATCCAGAACAAAACCCGGATTCTTCGGCTGGGTCTGACACACCCCACCCCACCCGGACGGGTCAAGGATTTTCTGACCGGCTGCGAAAAAGTGCTCGTTGTCGAGGAGGGAGAACCGTTCCTTGAAGAGACGGTCATGGCCTTTGCCCAAAAAGCGGAATTGACCGTGCCCATCGCCGGAAAGGACGAAACACTGTTCTCCCGGCTCTATGAATTCGACCCGACCATGGTCCGCCAGGTCATCGCCACCTATTTCGGTGTGGATGACACCCCCAGTCAGGTGCCCGACCTGTCCGACATCCCTGAAATTCCACAGCGGCCGCCAAACCTGTGTGCGGGCTGCTCCCACCGGGCCACCTACTATGCCGTCAAGAAAGCCGCCGAGGGTATGGAAACCATCTTTCCGACCGATATCGGCTGCTATACCCTGGGATTTCTGCCGCCACTCTCCATGGGAGATTTTGTCATCTGCATGGGCTCATCGGTCAGCACCTCCTGCGGTTTTTCAAAGGCGACCGGCAAACAGGTGATTGGGTTTATCGGCGACTCCACCTTTTTTCACTCCGGGCTGACCGGCCTGGTCAACGCCGTCTACAACAATCACAACTTCACCCTGGTGATTCTGGATAACGGCACCACCGCCATGACCGGCCACCAGCCCCATCCCGGTGTGGACATGGCCAACTTCAACCGTTCTGGATACGGCCGGATTTCCATCGAGGCCGTGGTCCGGGCAATCGGGGTGGAGCATGTCAGCGTCATCAAACCCTACAAAGTGAAAAAAAGCATCGAAGCCGTCAAGGCGGCAATCGAACACAAGGGCGTTTCGGTGGTCATTTCCCAGGAGATGTGTACCCTGTACGCCCGCAGCCTGAAAAAACTCAACGTGCGCGCCTTCCAGGTGACGGACAAGTGTAAGAACCACCGCGACTGCATCAACGAAATCGGCTGCCCTGCCTTTTTTCTAGAGGGCGAACGGGTTCAGATCGATCCCAATGCCTGTGTGGGCTGTGCGGTTTGCGCCCAGATCTGTCCGGAAAACGCCATCACTCCGGTTAAGGACAAAAAAGCCGGGTGA
- a CDS encoding indolepyruvate oxidoreductase subunit beta yields the protein MQTKRLIIVAVGGQGNLLASKVLGEAALLCGVPVRMSEIHGMAQRGGVVESSVVFGDAKSTIISDGEADVLVGFEPLETLRALNKCSRETTVITNMTPLPPFTVAIGRGTYPDLNQLQTLIQAKTKQLIAFDAVELAKSAGSVLAVNIVLLGALIKTGILPITKENLQTAIRTKTKKAFVDVNLKAFDLGFQLPGQA from the coding sequence ATGCAAACAAAAAGACTGATTATTGTGGCAGTCGGAGGCCAGGGCAATCTGTTGGCCTCCAAAGTACTGGGAGAAGCGGCCCTGCTTTGCGGCGTGCCGGTACGCATGAGCGAAATTCACGGCATGGCCCAACGCGGCGGTGTGGTCGAATCATCGGTGGTTTTCGGTGACGCAAAAAGCACGATCATTTCGGATGGGGAGGCCGATGTTTTGGTCGGTTTTGAACCGTTGGAAACCCTGCGTGCATTGAACAAATGCAGCCGGGAAACCACGGTGATCACCAATATGACCCCCCTGCCCCCGTTTACCGTGGCCATCGGCCGGGGAACCTATCCGGACCTGAATCAGCTGCAAACCCTGATCCAGGCCAAGACCAAACAACTCATCGCCTTCGACGCCGTTGAACTGGCCAAATCCGCGGGCAGCGTTTTGGCCGTCAACATTGTTCTTTTGGGGGCCCTGATCAAAACCGGCATTCTGCCGATTACCAAAGAGAATCTGCAAACGGCCATTCGCACCAAAACCAAAAAGGCATTTGTGGATGTGAATTTAAAAGCCTTCGATCTGGGTTTTCAGCTACCCGGCCAAGCCTGA
- a CDS encoding KH domain-containing protein, which produces MKKLVEEIAKALVDLPEQVSVNEIESVQSVVIELSVAKQDLGKVIGRKGQNVQAIRTILNAASGKNKKRIILELIE; this is translated from the coding sequence ATGAAGAAACTGGTCGAGGAAATTGCAAAGGCACTCGTTGATCTTCCAGAACAAGTATCTGTAAATGAAATCGAAAGCGTGCAAAGTGTTGTGATCGAGCTTTCCGTTGCCAAACAGGACCTTGGCAAGGTGATCGGAAGAAAGGGCCAGAACGTTCAGGCAATCCGGACAATCCTGAACGCTGCTTCGGGAAAAAACAAAAAGCGCATCATTCTGGAATTGATCGAGTAA
- a CDS encoding PGRP and LysM peptidoglycan-binding domain-containing protein, with protein MAPVYKVKQGDCISSIALHFGHFWETLWNEPDNTGLWEFRKDPNVLMAGDEVMVPEIRPKAETGATEVCHRFRKKGVPAKLRLRVLMEDPFEEQEDKEEPKSRANQEYVLDLDGAIYRGTTDDDGIIEVAIPPNARYGKLTVGPDNTVIKVALGELDPVDQISGLQGRLNNLGFHCGAVTGEINEATQAALRRFQEEHGLEVTGQPDQQTRDKLEEAHGS; from the coding sequence ATGGCGCCTGTATACAAGGTCAAGCAGGGGGACTGTATCTCCTCCATCGCTTTGCACTTCGGGCACTTTTGGGAGACTCTGTGGAACGAGCCGGACAACACCGGGCTATGGGAGTTCCGCAAGGATCCAAACGTCCTCATGGCCGGTGACGAAGTCATGGTTCCCGAGATCAGACCGAAGGCCGAGACCGGAGCAACCGAGGTCTGTCATCGCTTCCGCAAAAAAGGTGTGCCTGCCAAGTTGCGTCTTCGGGTTTTGATGGAAGATCCGTTCGAGGAGCAGGAAGATAAGGAGGAACCGAAGTCACGGGCCAATCAAGAATATGTCCTCGATCTCGACGGCGCTATCTATCGCGGAACTACCGACGATGATGGAATCATCGAGGTAGCCATCCCACCCAACGCAAGATACGGAAAGCTGACAGTCGGGCCTGACAATACCGTCATCAAGGTAGCATTGGGAGAGCTCGATCCGGTAGACCAGATCAGCGGCTTGCAGGGCCGGCTCAATAATCTCGGCTTCCACTGTGGAGCGGTGACCGGTGAGATCAATGAGGCGACGCAGGCGGCTTTACGGCGTTTTCAGGAGGAACATGGTCTCGAGGTAACCGGGCAACCGGATCAGCAGACACGAGACAAACTGGAGGAGGCGCACGGCAGCTAG
- a CDS encoding peptidoglycan-binding domain-containing protein, which produces MNVPWTLKLGIEEYQGKTDNDGHVNVSIPPGYSQAQMRVGPENDTEEFILRLGYLDPVELLRGIQQRLRNLGYHCPITGEFEETTRKALCSFQIQNNLKVSGEADRNTVSALKRLHGA; this is translated from the coding sequence GTGAACGTGCCTTGGACTCTCAAACTTGGCATCGAGGAATACCAGGGCAAGACGGACAACGATGGCCACGTTAACGTAAGTATTCCTCCCGGCTATTCCCAGGCTCAGATGCGTGTAGGGCCAGAAAATGATACCGAAGAGTTTATTTTGCGCTTGGGTTATCTCGATCCGGTGGAGTTGTTGCGCGGAATACAGCAGCGGCTCAGGAATCTTGGCTACCATTGTCCTATAACGGGGGAATTCGAAGAGACTACCCGGAAAGCTCTTTGCAGTTTTCAGATACAGAACAACCTTAAGGTCAGCGGAGAAGCAGACCGAAATACCGTCAGTGCACTAAAACGTCTCCACGGTGCTTGA